In a single window of the Elaeis guineensis isolate ETL-2024a chromosome 8, EG11, whole genome shotgun sequence genome:
- the LOC105050242 gene encoding zinc finger A20 and AN1 domain-containing stress-associated protein 1, which produces MAQREKELQVPETLTLCVNNCGFYGNPATNNMCQACFQAAGFTSPSPPSRSGHEKPSSTPTRSPDPAVEAGRGGAESPAAKTDAATAAAAVGVASARRVNRCAGCRKRVGLTGFRCRCGNLFCVEHRYSDRHDCSFDYKAAGREAIARENPVVRAAKIVKI; this is translated from the coding sequence ATGGCCCAGAGAGAGAAGGAGCTCCAGGTCCCGGAGACCCTCACCCTCTGCGTCAACAACTGCGGCTTCTACGGCAACCCCGCCACCAACAACATGTGCCAAGCCTGCTTCCAGGCTGCCGGATTCACCTCCCCCTCGCCCCCGTCCCGCTCCGGCCACGAGAAGCCCAGCTCCACCCCGACCCGGTCGCCAGATCCGGCGGTGGAAGCAGGGAGGGGAGGTGCTGAATCGCCGGCGGCCAAGACTGATGCCGCCACCGCGGCCGCTGCCGTGGGGGTGGCGTCTGCGAGGCGGGTGAACCGGTGCGCGGGTTGCCGGAAGAGGGTGGGGCTGACGGGGTTTCGGTGCCGGTGCGGGAATCTGTTCTGCGTGGAGCACCGGTACTCGGACCGCCACGACTGCAGCTTCGACTACAAGGCCGCCGGCCGGGAAGCCATCGCCCGGGAGAACCCCGTCGTCCGGGCCGCCAAGATCGTTAAGATTTGA